TTAGAAGAGTTGAAATTAAGAGCAAAGGAGAGAGCACTGTAGATCTTTCATCTGCACAAATTATTGTATCTGTAGGTAGAGGAATTGGAAGTAAGGAGAATATAAAATATGCTGAAGAATTAGCTAAGGCTTTAGGAGGAGCATTAGGCGGTAGTAGACCAGTAACTGCAGAACTTGGCTGGTTACCAGAGGATAGGCAAATTGGGTTATCTGGAAATAAAGTTAAACCGAAGCTTTATATCGCATTGGGAATTTCTGGCCAACCGCAACATTTAGCTGGGATTAAAGATGCTAAAATTATAGTGGCTGTAAATAAAGATAAATCAGCGCCTATTGTTGAAAATGCTGATTATATCATCATAGGTGATGCTATAGAGTTTTGCCAGGTCATGACTGAAAAGGTGAAGAAAAAGTGAGTTTTGATGCTGACGTGATAATTGTAGGGGGAGGATTATCTGGGTTATCTGCCGGAATAACTGCAGTAAAAGAGGGTTTGAACGTTATACTTTTAGAGAGAGGGGAATATAGCGGTGCTAAAAATGTATCTGGAGGAAGAATGTATATCCATGCTCTTCAAAAATTGATACCAGATGCTTTAGAAAGAGCTCCTCTTGAAAGACCTATCACAAAGGAGACTTATGAATTTTATTGTAAAAATAAAAAGCTAATATTCTCCTTCGAGGAAAAAGGTAAGAAAAATAGTTATAGTGTGTTAAGAGCTAAATTTGATAGATGGCTAGCTAGTGAAGCAGAAAGTTTAGGTTTACTAATATCTTATTCAACATTGGTTACAAATGCATATAGAGAGAATGGTGGAATTACGTTGGAAACTAATAGGGGTACCTTAAGAGCACCATTAGTAATTGACGCTTCTGGAGTAACATCGGTAGTATTTAGATATTTAGGTTTAAGAAACTTTACTCCAGATAAATGGATGCTAGGAGTGAAAGAGATAGTTAAAGCCAACGTAAGCCTATCAGAAGATGAGGGAGAAGCTAGGACAATTGTAGGTTTAATTAACGGAGTAAAAGGAGGGGGATTCGTTTACACAAACAAGGATACTTTATCTGTTGGTATGGCTGTAACTTTTGATTCCTTACCAAAATCAGAAGTGCCAGCAAAAGATCTGGTAGAGAATTTCAGGGAAAAACTTGGTATTGAGGGGGAGATTCTCGAATATTCTGCCCATGCAATACCCTACTACGGTTTTAAGAATTTACAACAGCTTTATGCTGATAATTTAATTGCGGTTGGTGATTCTGCTGGATTTTTAATAAATGATGGGTTTACAATAAGAGGAATGGACTTAGCAATAGCATCTGGAATGATAGCTGGGTTAGTAGCTAAAAAAATCGTGGAAATGAAAGACTTCACAAAGACGAATATATATTACGATATGTTAAAAGAAAGTTTTGTACTTAAACATCTAGAGTTGGCTTATAGTAGATTCGAGTTGATAAATAGGGGAACAACTCTTAACAATTACACCGAGATACTTTGCGATTTACTATCAGATATGTTTACAGTTACTGAAGATAGAAAGACCTTAATAGAGTATGCTTTGCTAAAATTAAAAGAGAAAGGAATAAGTTTAACCCAAGCAATAAGAGATATGGTAAGTGCTGTAAAATGATACCCCTACTTAAAAGATTAGGATTAAATAAATACTCAGTAGATCCAAAACCACACATAGAAGTTAATACTGACATATGTATTACTTGCAAAGATAAACCATGTACTGTATCTTGCCCAGCTGGTACTTATGAAGCACAGCCAGATGGAAGAATTATTGCTCACTATGAAAGATGTTTGGAATGTGGGGGAGCATTAGTTATTTGTCCCTTTGGCGCAATAAAATTTAGATTTCCTGAAGGCGGAATATCATACAATTATGGTTAACTAGTTAGGGCTTTTTTAATTTCCTCTAAAGCTGATGGATTCTCAAGAGCACTTATATCTCCAGTAGGTTTCCCTAATACTACTGCTCTTATTAACCTCCTCATAATCTTAGCATTCCTAGTCTTTGGCAATTCCTTAACAAATATTATATCCTTTGGTGCTAATGCTTTTCCTAACATTCTCTGTGTATAATTTAATAATTCATCTTTCTTGATCTCCTTATTAGTTACAGCAAAGCATAAAATTTCTTCTCCTTTCATAGGATCTGGGACTCCTACACATGCACTTTCAACTACACCTTCGTAAGAGTTAATTATTTGCTCAACCTCTGCTGGTCCCACCCTTTTACCTGCAACCTTAATAGTATCATCACTTCTTCCAACAATGTAATAAAATCCATCTTCGTCATAATAGGCTAAATCACCGTGAACCCATACTCCCTCCCACCTACTCCAATAAGTGTTAAGATATCTTTCTTTGTCCTTCCAAAAGCCTCTTGCCATCCCAGGCCAAACACTTAATACAACTAACTCTCCCTCAACATTTGCTGGTGCATGTTTTCCATTTTCATCAAATACATCAGCATGAATACCAGGAGAGAAGCCGTTGAAAGCGGTAGGTTTAATTTCATTTATTACATAATTTCCTAATATGCCTCCAGAAATTTCAGTACCTCCAGAGTAGTTAATTATTGGACCTTTAACAGCCTCATATAGCCACTTCCAACTTTCATAATCAATTGGCTCACCAGTATTCCCAACAATTCTAACGTCTAACTTACCTTTTTCAACTTCACTTCTAAAGGCTCTAATTAAACTTGCAGATAAACCCAGGATATCAACCTTCATATCTTCGATAAATTTACTCAACAAGGAGTAAGCAGTATAACCTTCAATCATCCCAATTTTCCCTCTCAACAGTAAGGCAGACAATATCATCCAGGGACCCATCATCCAGCCCAAATCAGTAACCCACATGAGTGTCTCTCTTTTCTTCAAATCAAATTGGAAATAAACATCTGCAGAAGCCTTTATTGGGAAACCGTCGTGAGTATGTACGCACCCTTTAGGTTTTCCAGTAGTTCCACTAGTATAAATTATCATGAAGGGGTCTTCAGTATCTGTTACTTCTAACCCATCGCCAGCAGTAGATAATACTTCTGAATAACTAATAGAATCTTTATCCTTTTTCCCGCCTCTTTCCACAACTACTTTAGTTAGCGTAAGCCCCTCTAAATTTTCAAGTGAATTTATCTCTTTTCCTTTTCTTATAGTCATATCTGTAGTAAAAATAACTTTCATTCCACTATCTTCTGCTCTAACTCTTATTGGCTCTTTACCAAATCCCGAAAACAAAGGAACTGCAATCATTCCAGCTCTTGCTATTCCTAGAAATACTGGAACTATTTCTGGTATCATTGGCATATAAATTCCTACAGTATCACCTTTCTTTAATCCGAATTTCTTTAACCAGGAAGAAACTGCCTTAGCTTGTTGAAGTACATCAGAATAGGTTATTGTCCTTGAATTCTCCTTCTCATCCATCCATTTTATGAAAACTTCTGAAGAATCTGGAATTTGATCCCCAATATTTAATTTTCCATTAATGAACCACTTTGCCCACGGCTTTCCTTGAGATAAATCTAAGACTTTATCATATTTAGAATAAAACTTTAATCCTATCCTTTTGACAAATTTGTCCCAAAATTCCTCAGGCTTTTCATAAGTATAAGAAATAAAATGTGATAACTTAGAAATATCGTTTTCTAACATAAAAGAATAAACATTACTTTCCTCAATCCAATCCTTTGTAGGTAACCAACTCATTTAACCCTCACTATTAATGGTATTTTGTATTCAAGTATTTCAACTTCTTTTCCAATATCTGCCTCACCTTCAATGTAAGCTAGTAAACCACCATGCGTACCTTCAAATCGTATTAACGCTATTACTTGAGGCTTTTCCAGTTTGTTTCCTTCATCGTCTTTATAAACAACCGTATAAGTATCTATATATGGTTTTGTAGTAACCTCAACAAAATCATTTTTAACGAAGCATTCCTCACAGTAGAGCCTTGCTGGAACGTATATTCTTCCGCATTTAGGGCATTTTCCTCCTATAATTTTCCTTTGCTTTAGTCCGTTAAAGAATTCTTCACCAGCAACACCTACAGTATAAACATATTCTTCAGCTTCCATTATTTCGTGCCATGATAATAATTTATCTTCAATACCAATCTTATCCCAACTCATTCTATCACCTTAAAACATTCAATATCGTTTATACTTCCAACTCTTTCTTCTCTCCATACTGCCTTAACTTTCTTACCAAATAAACTCATATTTTTCACATCCTCAAAATCTGCACAGATTCTATGGAATAAACCTGGGAAAACCCAATCTTTATCTCTTGAAGGAAATAATCTAATTACTCCAACAATTTCCGGTTTCTCTATTTTCTCTCTAGTCCACGAAATAAAACTTGCAACAACAGTTTCGACTATACCTTCATCCTTAACTTCAACCCACTCGTCTGTAGGTCTAAAACAATCATCACAATACATTCTTGGCGGTACATAAACTCTTCCGCATTTATTACATTTCCTACCAATAATCTTCTTCTCCTTTAATCCCAGCAAAAACTTACTATAGGCTTGCCCAGCACTATAGGCATACTTAGCATTTGGTTTATATACAATTGTATTTACTTTCTTTAAATCTTCTTCTTTTAAGGGAGTCCCATCCATTTTCTCACCCCTTAATTTCTCATAACTATAACAGTTGAGGCTTGCATTAAATCGCCCCAAGCTTGGGCTACTCCAGTATGTACTGGTTTCTTTACTTGCATTCTTCCAGCAGTTCCTTTCAATTGCCAATATATACTGATAGTCTTCATCAGACCAGCAGCCGCAATAGGATTACCAACGCCGAGTAACCCACCTGATGGAGAGCTTGGAATATCTCCATCTATATCAAACATGCCTTCCTTAAGAAGCTTAGGTGCTTCTCCTCTCCTAGCAATCATTAATCCCTCTATATGATGTAACTCTTTATAATCAAAGGGGTCGTAAGGTTCAATCACATCAATTTCCTTATTAGGTCTTTCAATCCCAGCCATTTTATAAGCCATCCTAGCTGCGTGTTCTAAATATCTAGGATAAGCTAATTCTCTTCCGGTCCATTCTGTATTATCTAGTGTCCAACCAACACCTTCAATCCATACTGGAGTATCAGTATATCTACGTGCAACATCCTCATTTACAATAACCATAGCAGCAGCACCATCACTAACTGGGCTAGTATCTAAAAGTTGGACTGGCCAAACTAAAACCTCACTCTTTAAAACATCATTGACTGTAATATTAGCAGCAGCTTGGGCATAAGGATTATTAAGTGCATTCTTTTTGTTTTTAACAGATACTAAAGCTATATCTTCTTTTGTAACTTTATTAACATGCATATATCTATGCATCTCCATTGCAAAGATCCAGATTAGATTAGGATTTAACGGCTTCTCAGTAATCGGATCCCATATATACCTAAATACTGATTGCGGGTGAGGCCTTGCAGGGCTCATCTTCTCCTCTGCAATAGCTAAAACTTTCTCACATAAACCACTAGCAACATGATACCAGGCTGTATTAGGAACCATAACTCCAGTAGCACCACCAACAAAGACTCTACTTACCATTTTCCTAACTCCACCAGAACCATGAGCTAAATATTCTCCTTTCATATGTACTCCATCAAAAGCATCTGGTGCACTACCAATTACAACACAATCAATATCTTTTAGCTCCAAACCAGCCTCATCCAAAGCTTTCCTAGCCGCTTCCCACGCCAATTCTTGTGGAGTCTCTAACATTCTCCTTCTAAATAACGTTAATCCGGCACCTATTACAGCTACCCTTCTAAAATATAAATTCGTCTTCATTATCTACTCACCACCCCAACAACACCTGTAAAAGTAGGAATTCCTCTCCAACTTGCTACTACAGCTTTATCAACAACTCCTTGCCTCAAATATTCAACAGCATCTAGTAATAATGATAATCCACTAACTTCTAATGGTCTACCCTTAGCCAGATGACCACCTAAAGGATTAACTTCAATCTTGCCTCCTCTTTCAAATTCACCTTCTCGTAAATCTTTTACAGCGTTATCACTTAAACTTAGCCCTTCAATATGCTGAAGCTCTTTATAACTATAAGTATCGTCAACAAAAGCAGCTTTTATTTCCCTTTTATTCACTTTCGCCATGTTATAAGCTTCCTTTGAGGCAATTTTCATATATCTTGCCTCTCCCAATTCTGAAAGTTCTATTGTAGAATCAGTAGCAGAGTATATACCATCAATCCATATTGGAGTATCAGTATACTTACGTGCAATCTCTTCACTTGCTAGCACAACAACAATTGCTGCATCCACAAAGCGTGAAATATCTAAATCCGTTAAGGGGTATATTGTATATTCTCTCTCCAATATATCTTCTAAGCTGATATTAGATGCATAAGATGCTCTCGGGTTCTTCAAACCATTACGCTTATTCTTTACAATAACTTTAGCAAAGTCTTCTCTTGTTGCGTTTCTTAATTTCATAAACTTTAACGCCTCTAAGCCGGCAAGAAAATGAATGTTCTTTGCTCCAATCCTATACATTGGGTCGAAGGCGAATTCTATTATATCTCTAATTGTTAGAATGTCACTAGG
The sequence above is drawn from the Sulfurisphaera tokodaii str. 7 genome and encodes:
- a CDS encoding thiolase domain-containing protein is translated as MKTNLYFRRVAVIGAGLTLFRRRMLETPQELAWEAARKALDEAGLELKDIDCVVIGSAPDAFDGVHMKGEYLAHGSGGVRKMVSRVFVGGATGVMVPNTAWYHVASGLCEKVLAIAEEKMSPARPHPQSVFRYIWDPITEKPLNPNLIWIFAMEMHRYMHVNKVTKEDIALVSVKNKKNALNNPYAQAAANITVNDVLKSEVLVWPVQLLDTSPVSDGAAAMVIVNEDVARRYTDTPVWIEGVGWTLDNTEWTGRELAYPRYLEHAARMAYKMAGIERPNKEIDVIEPYDPFDYKELHHIEGLMIARRGEAPKLLKEGMFDIDGDIPSSPSGGLLGVGNPIAAAGLMKTISIYWQLKGTAGRMQVKKPVHTGVAQAWGDLMQASTVIVMRN
- a CDS encoding AMP-binding protein, which codes for MSWLPTKDWIEESNVYSFMLENDISKLSHFISYTYEKPEEFWDKFVKRIGLKFYSKYDKVLDLSQGKPWAKWFINGKLNIGDQIPDSSEVFIKWMDEKENSRTITYSDVLQQAKAVSSWLKKFGLKKGDTVGIYMPMIPEIVPVFLGIARAGMIAVPLFSGFGKEPIRVRAEDSGMKVIFTTDMTIRKGKEINSLENLEGLTLTKVVVERGGKKDKDSISYSEVLSTAGDGLEVTDTEDPFMIIYTSGTTGKPKGCVHTHDGFPIKASADVYFQFDLKKRETLMWVTDLGWMMGPWMILSALLLRGKIGMIEGYTAYSLLSKFIEDMKVDILGLSASLIRAFRSEVEKGKLDVRIVGNTGEPIDYESWKWLYEAVKGPIINYSGGTEISGGILGNYVINEIKPTAFNGFSPGIHADVFDENGKHAPANVEGELVVLSVWPGMARGFWKDKERYLNTYWSRWEGVWVHGDLAYYDEDGFYYIVGRSDDTIKVAGKRVGPAEVEQIINSYEGVVESACVGVPDPMKGEEILCFAVTNKEIKKDELLNYTQRMLGKALAPKDIIFVKELPKTRNAKIMRRLIRAVVLGKPTGDISALENPSALEEIKKALTS
- a CDS encoding Zn-ribbon domain-containing OB-fold protein is translated as MDGTPLKEEDLKKVNTIVYKPNAKYAYSAGQAYSKFLLGLKEKKIIGRKCNKCGRVYVPPRMYCDDCFRPTDEWVEVKDEGIVETVVASFISWTREKIEKPEIVGVIRLFPSRDKDWVFPGLFHRICADFEDVKNMSLFGKKVKAVWREERVGSINDIECFKVIE
- a CDS encoding FAD-dependent oxidoreductase produces the protein MSFDADVIIVGGGLSGLSAGITAVKEGLNVILLERGEYSGAKNVSGGRMYIHALQKLIPDALERAPLERPITKETYEFYCKNKKLIFSFEEKGKKNSYSVLRAKFDRWLASEAESLGLLISYSTLVTNAYRENGGITLETNRGTLRAPLVIDASGVTSVVFRYLGLRNFTPDKWMLGVKEIVKANVSLSEDEGEARTIVGLINGVKGGGFVYTNKDTLSVGMAVTFDSLPKSEVPAKDLVENFREKLGIEGEILEYSAHAIPYYGFKNLQQLYADNLIAVGDSAGFLINDGFTIRGMDLAIASGMIAGLVAKKIVEMKDFTKTNIYYDMLKESFVLKHLELAYSRFELINRGTTLNNYTEILCDLLSDMFTVTEDRKTLIEYALLKLKEKGISLTQAIRDMVSAVK
- a CDS encoding Zn-ribbon domain-containing OB-fold protein, with protein sequence MSWDKIGIEDKLLSWHEIMEAEEYVYTVGVAGEEFFNGLKQRKIIGGKCPKCGRIYVPARLYCEECFVKNDFVEVTTKPYIDTYTVVYKDDEGNKLEKPQVIALIRFEGTHGGLLAYIEGEADIGKEVEILEYKIPLIVRVK
- a CDS encoding thiolase domain-containing protein codes for the protein MKVAIVGIGWYGFRPNTKDVSFREMMFEAAVRAYEDSGNINPRTDVDTFISCQEDFWEGIAITDEFAPDPIGGAMRPTMTVTGDGLQGILHGVMHIKSGLANITVVESHAKPSDILTIRDIIEFAFDPMYRIGAKNIHFLAGLEALKFMKLRNATREDFAKVIVKNKRNGLKNPRASYASNISLEDILEREYTIYPLTDLDISRFVDAAIVVVLASEEIARKYTDTPIWIDGIYSATDSTIELSELGEARYMKIASKEAYNMAKVNKREIKAAFVDDTYSYKELQHIEGLSLSDNAVKDLREGEFERGGKIEVNPLGGHLAKGRPLEVSGLSLLLDAVEYLRQGVVDKAVVASWRGIPTFTGVVGVVSR
- a CDS encoding ferredoxin family protein, which translates into the protein MIPLLKRLGLNKYSVDPKPHIEVNTDICITCKDKPCTVSCPAGTYEAQPDGRIIAHYERCLECGGALVICPFGAIKFRFPEGGISYNYG